The sequence below is a genomic window from Humulus lupulus chromosome 3, drHumLupu1.1, whole genome shotgun sequence.
GGGCATTCCCAATGTAATTCAGAGAAAAAATAAATCCTTCGCTAAAATATTATCTTATTCTTCAATGGAATAAGAATATTAGAACATAATAGGAAACACTAACATCCTAAAACTCATAAAAGCAAGGTGACTTCCAACCAATACAAAACAGCTTTTTTCAGCAGTGATGGAAAATTACCTCATCGGATTGACTTAACATGAACTTCGATAAGGTCATTATCCTCCATTCCCAGAGATTCAGGGGTTGATTCTGGACCTACTGTATCCCCATCAAAGCAAAATGCTAGGGTCTGCAGGTCAAGCTTAACTTTATCGGCATATAGTTTGAATAGCCGCTCGAATTTATCATCCTATACATTATTCGAAATTAAATTGCTCAATATCAGATGACAAATCTCCCTCAGAGAAGCATGAAAAAAGCAAGAGATAATTAAGACAAATCATATATAACAGGAAACTCAAACTTTACTTTGGGATGTATAAATATAATGTATAATGAAAAACTGCAAACTGcaaggaaagaaaatataatgTTCGGCGTAACCAGATAAATTAAAGAATGTGTTCTAAATTGCAAAATCATGGGCTAAGTTCATGCATAGAGTTTGATTTGATGATGGCATTAAGTGTGCTGAGAAGCAGGAACCCTCTATGTTGTGACTTTAAACATAGTTTGCATTCATTAATAATAGCATCATAGACTTAATACTGAAAATCAAACACAAGTTCCAGGCTTCCAGGACAACATTTCTATCAACTCCCTGAATTCTGTCAAACTCCGATAAAAACTTATGCATCTTTTTGTGCCAATGTATTTGTATCTTTAAAATCATTAATATATAAACACTCTTAGCCTTAGAAAGATATATTTCTTCCCCCAAAACCTCTATATTCCAGAAAACCACAAAACTTCCAAAACCCAGCACACCAACTTTTACCAATATTTACTTGATTAGATAAATAGGTTATCAAATATAAGAGCACAAACAAATCAGGATCACAATTTCTAAGAGAACATACCATGTATACACGAAATTGTTTGAGTCCATCTTTGTCCTGGATAGAAATAACTATTTTAGCTCTTTCAGCACAAGGTTTTGAAGGCTGATCCGCAGCAGCCTCCAAAGAAAGCATCAATGATTTACTGAGCTCTTTCTTTGCAGACTCCTCTATAGCTTGCAATACATCTTGGGTCGATCGTGCAAACGATACTAGCTCTTTATTCTTTAACCTACATGCACAAATGCATTTGATGAGAAAATTATGTGGTGAATGGTACCCCAAACTGTCTTAACTGTGAACACATCAAATGAAACAACATAACAAGCAGCAGTTCAAAATCAATTCATTCTAGATTcagataaaataaaaagaaaagttgTCAATATGATTCGAGAAGGGATCTGTATACTTGGAAGATGTAGCCCGAGCTACATTGTTTGAGGATAAGAAGAAGACATAGTCAAACAAGAAAGCTAAATACTTGGGCTGCATTGTTTGGAgtactgtaaacttattttttaTACCTCAACTCTTTAATGGTGGAATTTTCAGCAAGGATCCTAGCATTACGAGAAATTTTGGGTGGAGGGGGTAGCCAATCCTCGTTTTCCTTTTCTTCACTGTCAAGTATATGAACTAATTTCCCATTTTTCACCACCTTCTCAGCCTGATACCATATGGTTCAaaaagtcaaaaaaaaaaaaagtgagtgacagagagagagagaagggagggGTCCATGTCAAACCTCTCCCAATCAATCCTACTTCATGTATTCGCAAACAGAAAAGAAATTCATTACCTCAGAGTTCGAAACCTTCCTTCTTTTCGGAGAAGCTGGAGAAGCATTCGGTTCATCATCTGCCGTAAAAATAACAGGAGTAAATTTCAATATCTTAATCAAATAACAAATCCTAAATTAAAAACTACTACTTCAAGTAAAAACTAAAAACTAGCAAATTTTACTTGTTTCCCCAAACCAAATCCTACAGTAATCTCTGCCACAAACATAAAATGAATAAAACTAAGCTTCAAgacatatatgaatatatatttaaaaagaaaaaaattgatgcAAGCTTCAAACTTTCAAGTTCCAAAATCAAAGCCAATAAAATCCCACAACTAAAAATCATAAGTACACGATGAAACTTGCAAAGTCGATTTTCTTTCCCCCTATTAAATCCTAAACGAATTTCTAATCAACCAAACAGACAGATAGTACTACAATAATACTAAAACTAACCGTCATCGAGGGATACGACATTGAGTGGTTGAATACGCCTGTAATCGAACAAGGGCTCTAGTTCATCGGTAAAATCCTCCTGCAAAACCAGAAGTAGAGAGCGATAAAGACCTAATACTAAATAATTAAAACCcattagaaaaaagagagaaaaagaaaaccctAGCTTTCTCAATTCTCACCATAACGAATCTCCAAAAGCTTTCTTTGCTGTGAAATTTTTGGTAA
It includes:
- the LOC133821866 gene encoding uncharacterized protein LOC133821866, which encodes MEDFTDELEPLFDYRRIQPLNVVSLDDDDEPNASPASPKRRKVSNSEAEKVVKNGKLVHILDSEEKENEDWLPPPPKISRNARILAENSTIKELRLKNKELVSFARSTQDVLQAIEESAKKELSKSLMLSLEAAADQPSKPCAERAKIVISIQDKDGLKQFRVYMDDKFERLFKLYADKVKLDLQTLAFCFDGDTVGPESTPESLGMEDNDLIEVHVKSIR